In the Lysinibacillus sp. PLM2 genome, one interval contains:
- the relA gene encoding GTP pyrophosphokinase, whose product MAKEQILTPEDVFAKVKTYMNEEHVNFVKKAYEVANEAHKEQLRSSGEPYIIHPIQVAGILADLQMDPETVSAGFLHDVVEDTSVTREDLVNEFNEEVAVLVDGVTKLGKIKYLSKKEQQAENHRKMFVAMAQDIRVILIKLADRLHNMRTLKHLSSEKQRRISNETLEIFAPLAHRLGISKVKWELEDTALRYLNPQQYYRIVSLMKRKRVEREAYLENVMSEIKSQLQEVEIDVEIYGRPKHIYSIYRKMVLQNKQFNEIYDLLAVRIIVNSIKDCYAVLGIVHTLWKPMPGRFKDYIAMPKQNLYQSLHTTVIGPYGDPLEVQIRTREMHQIAEYGIAAHWAYKEGKNVNNNKESIDQKLTWFREILEFQNESSNAEEFMESLKFDLFSDMVYVFTPKGEVIELPSGSVPIDFAYRVHSEVGNRTIGAKVNGKMVPLDTPLKTGDIIEILTSKQSFGPSRDWLKIAQSSQAKHKIKQFFKKHLREENVLKGKELVEKEIKAQDFDVKEVLSSENIKRVLDKLNFTNEEDLYAAVGVGGITAQQLVNRLAEKKRREREQEEALEKIVKEMQNPTTKKRTESGVVVKGIDNLLIRLSRCCTPVPGDEIVGFITKGRGVSVHRADCPNIKDGDNDRLIEVEWEHSENHLRKEYPVDIEVSAFDRPGILNDVMHAVTDTKVNILAVTGKADYNKIATLHLTISISNITALHKVVERIKQLPDIYSVQRVIN is encoded by the coding sequence ATGGCGAAAGAGCAAATTTTGACGCCCGAGGATGTATTCGCGAAAGTCAAAACTTATATGAATGAAGAACATGTGAATTTCGTTAAAAAGGCGTACGAAGTTGCTAATGAAGCGCATAAGGAGCAGCTTCGTAGTTCAGGGGAACCTTATATAATTCATCCAATACAAGTAGCAGGAATCTTAGCAGATCTTCAAATGGATCCTGAAACAGTTTCTGCTGGATTTCTTCATGATGTTGTTGAGGACACATCTGTTACACGTGAAGATTTGGTAAATGAGTTTAATGAAGAAGTAGCCGTGTTAGTCGATGGTGTTACAAAGCTTGGTAAGATTAAATATTTATCTAAAAAAGAACAGCAAGCAGAAAATCATCGAAAAATGTTTGTTGCTATGGCACAAGATATACGTGTTATTCTAATTAAACTAGCAGATCGTTTACATAATATGCGTACATTGAAACATTTATCTTCCGAGAAACAACGAAGAATTTCAAATGAGACTTTAGAAATATTCGCACCACTTGCTCATCGCCTAGGAATTTCAAAAGTCAAATGGGAATTAGAAGATACAGCATTACGTTATTTAAATCCTCAGCAATATTATCGCATCGTTAGTCTCATGAAGAGAAAACGAGTAGAGAGAGAAGCTTATCTAGAAAATGTAATGTCAGAAATTAAAAGTCAACTTCAAGAAGTAGAAATTGATGTAGAAATATACGGTCGACCAAAACATATTTATAGCATTTACCGTAAAATGGTTCTGCAAAATAAACAATTTAATGAAATATACGACTTATTAGCCGTACGTATTATAGTAAATAGTATAAAAGATTGCTATGCGGTACTAGGAATAGTTCATACTCTTTGGAAACCGATGCCAGGCCGCTTTAAAGATTATATCGCAATGCCAAAGCAAAACCTTTACCAATCACTTCATACAACAGTTATAGGTCCTTATGGGGATCCATTAGAAGTTCAAATCCGTACTCGAGAAATGCATCAAATTGCTGAATACGGGATTGCTGCACACTGGGCATATAAAGAAGGAAAGAACGTTAACAACAATAAAGAAAGCATTGACCAAAAGCTCACATGGTTCCGAGAAATATTAGAATTCCAAAATGAATCTTCGAATGCGGAAGAATTTATGGAATCTTTAAAATTTGATTTATTTTCGGATATGGTTTATGTTTTCACACCTAAAGGAGAAGTCATTGAACTGCCGTCTGGTTCAGTTCCTATTGATTTTGCCTATCGAGTCCATTCGGAAGTAGGTAATCGTACAATTGGTGCGAAAGTCAACGGCAAAATGGTACCGTTAGATACACCATTGAAAACAGGCGATATTATTGAAATTTTAACGTCCAAACAATCCTTTGGGCCAAGTAGAGACTGGTTAAAAATTGCTCAAAGCTCTCAAGCTAAGCATAAAATTAAACAATTTTTCAAAAAGCATTTACGAGAAGAAAATGTGTTGAAGGGTAAAGAGCTTGTTGAAAAAGAAATTAAGGCTCAAGACTTTGATGTGAAGGAAGTTCTTTCATCTGAAAATATAAAACGAGTCCTTGATAAACTAAACTTTACAAATGAAGAAGATCTTTATGCGGCAGTTGGTGTTGGTGGTATAACAGCACAACAGCTTGTTAATCGACTTGCAGAAAAGAAACGACGAGAACGAGAGCAAGAAGAGGCTCTTGAAAAAATTGTCAAAGAAATGCAAAATCCAACAACAAAAAAACGTACAGAGTCAGGTGTTGTCGTTAAAGGAATCGATAATCTACTAATCCGCTTATCCCGCTGTTGTACACCAGTACCTGGTGATGAAATTGTTGGTTTTATCACAAAAGGAAGAGGGGTTTCAGTTCATCGAGCAGATTGCCCGAACATTAAAGATGGTGACAATGATCGACTAATTGAAGTTGAATGGGAGCATAGTGAAAATCATTTAAGAAAAGAATATCCGGTTGATATTGAAGTTTCTGCCTTTGACCGACCTGGTATTCTAAATGATGTAATGCATGCGGTGACGGATACAAAAGTAAATATTTTAGCTGTGACTGGAAAGGCAGACTATAATAAAATTGCAACGTTACATTTAACAATCTCAATTTCCAATATTACGGCATTGCATAAAGTGGTAGAACGGATTAAACAATTACCGGACATTTATTCTGTACAACGGGTTATAAATTAA
- the apt gene encoding adenine phosphoribosyltransferase translates to MDLKQYVTTVENWPKEGISFKDITTIMDNGPAFKYAADQIVEFAKEVGADIIVGPEARGFIIGCPVAYALEIGFAPVRKEGKLPRDVVRVEYGLEYGVDVLTMHKDAIKPGQKALIVDDLLATGGTVEATIKLIEKLGGTVAGCAFIIELSELNGRGKIGDYPIKTLISY, encoded by the coding sequence ATGGATCTAAAACAATATGTTACAACAGTGGAAAACTGGCCAAAAGAAGGAATAAGTTTTAAAGACATCACGACAATTATGGATAATGGCCCAGCTTTTAAATATGCAGCAGATCAAATCGTAGAATTTGCTAAAGAAGTTGGAGCAGATATTATCGTTGGCCCAGAAGCGCGCGGATTTATCATTGGTTGTCCTGTTGCTTATGCACTTGAAATTGGTTTCGCACCAGTTCGAAAAGAAGGTAAACTACCTAGAGATGTTGTTCGAGTAGAATATGGTCTCGAATATGGAGTGGATGTTCTAACAATGCACAAAGATGCGATTAAACCAGGACAAAAGGCTTTAATCGTAGATGATTTACTAGCTACTGGTGGTACAGTTGAAGCAACGATTAAGTTAATCGAAAAATTAGGTGGTACGGTTGCTGGATGTGCATTTATTATTGAACTGTCCGAATTAAACGGACGTGGAAAAATTGGCGACTACCCAATTAAAACATTGATTTCTTACTAA
- a CDS encoding single-stranded-DNA-specific exonuclease RecJ, translated as MIQSNKNWVVEKLDEQVVKQLQQELRVSSISAKILAARGYLNSEEAHALLNIDESQLHNPYLLNGMEEAVQLIKQAIDHEDKILIYGDYDADGISSTTVMLRTLYDLGANVDFMIPNRFTHGYGPHEELFQNAYKNGVKLIITVDNGISGIEPVRVAKELGMKVIVTDHHEAGDVLPSADVIIHPRVPEGHYPFGELAGVGVAFKLAQALYGEVPTHLFEFVAIGTVADLVPLVGENRFLVQQGIKHMRRSNNPWVRALCEVAGVEQREIDEDTIGFYFGPRLNAIGRLGDASPGVQFLMSENSVTAIEGATQLNKKNSERKAIVNTITEEAIAMIENDEKIANSLVLVVAKEGWNPGVIGIVASRLVEKYYRPTIVLSLDYEKGTAKGSARSIEGFHMYNELAKNRDILPHFGGHPMAAGMTFSLEHVDELRQRLNSQASDCLTDELLIPKLKIDVPLDLGEITVEAIEEIKKLGPFGTGFTKPIYAIEKVKVRSMKVIGAAKNHIKMELEDDFGVIDAIGFDKGHLHDEISYGVNLSFVGDLQINEWQGKKKPQLMISDVQTNEWQLFDYRGKGNATRWIHHVPKEDCLFIAFKEETVQYFQSIISAPIYLFNKEEVMQNEKAYIVFLDLPLSIVDIEMVVNRLKPKRIYAIFYTENPQFFNGMPTREHFGWYYTFLKKRPSFNLNASIEQLSKHIGLNIEVIKFMTTVFLELGFVTIRNGLTNVVEEAPKRSLEEAPTYKLRMQQLEIEQKFLYANYQELKQWFDAILMEYDYSY; from the coding sequence ATGATTCAATCAAATAAAAATTGGGTTGTAGAAAAGCTTGATGAACAAGTGGTTAAGCAATTACAACAAGAGCTGCGAGTTTCTTCTATCTCAGCAAAAATACTAGCAGCTAGAGGATATCTTAATTCAGAGGAAGCTCATGCATTATTAAACATAGATGAAAGTCAACTACATAATCCGTATTTATTAAATGGAATGGAAGAAGCCGTTCAACTGATTAAACAGGCAATAGACCATGAAGATAAAATATTAATCTATGGAGACTACGATGCAGATGGTATTTCAAGTACAACGGTAATGCTACGTACATTATACGATCTAGGTGCAAATGTTGACTTTATGATACCGAATCGTTTTACCCATGGTTATGGTCCGCACGAGGAACTTTTTCAAAACGCATATAAAAATGGGGTCAAATTAATTATAACTGTTGATAATGGGATCAGTGGGATAGAACCTGTTCGTGTTGCAAAAGAACTTGGAATGAAAGTGATTGTAACGGACCACCATGAGGCAGGGGATGTTTTACCCTCAGCAGATGTCATTATTCATCCAAGAGTACCGGAAGGGCATTATCCATTTGGAGAATTAGCTGGAGTGGGTGTTGCATTTAAATTGGCTCAAGCTCTATATGGTGAAGTACCTACCCATCTTTTTGAATTTGTAGCAATTGGAACAGTTGCCGATCTAGTACCTTTAGTAGGAGAGAATCGATTTTTAGTACAGCAAGGTATTAAACATATGCGTAGATCTAATAATCCTTGGGTACGAGCATTATGCGAGGTTGCGGGAGTTGAGCAACGTGAAATTGATGAAGATACAATAGGTTTCTATTTTGGCCCTAGATTAAATGCGATTGGACGACTAGGAGATGCTTCACCTGGTGTGCAATTTTTAATGAGTGAGAATTCTGTGACTGCCATTGAAGGGGCAACTCAATTAAATAAGAAAAATTCAGAGCGTAAAGCGATTGTCAATACAATAACAGAAGAAGCAATTGCTATGATTGAAAATGACGAAAAGATTGCCAATTCCTTAGTTTTAGTTGTTGCAAAAGAAGGTTGGAATCCAGGGGTTATTGGTATTGTAGCATCACGTTTAGTTGAAAAATATTACAGACCAACCATCGTTTTATCTTTAGATTATGAAAAAGGGACTGCAAAAGGGTCAGCACGTAGTATAGAAGGGTTCCATATGTATAATGAGCTTGCAAAAAATAGAGATATTTTACCTCATTTTGGTGGGCATCCTATGGCAGCAGGTATGACCTTTTCATTAGAACATGTGGATGAATTACGCCAAAGACTAAATTCCCAAGCTTCTGATTGTTTAACAGATGAATTATTAATACCAAAGTTAAAAATAGATGTGCCACTAGATTTAGGGGAAATTACGGTTGAGGCAATCGAGGAAATAAAAAAACTCGGTCCTTTTGGAACAGGTTTTACGAAACCAATTTATGCAATTGAAAAAGTTAAGGTCCGTTCCATGAAAGTAATTGGTGCAGCAAAAAATCATATTAAGATGGAACTAGAAGATGATTTTGGCGTTATTGATGCAATTGGTTTTGATAAAGGACATCTTCACGATGAAATTTCATATGGGGTCAACTTATCTTTTGTAGGTGATTTACAAATAAATGAGTGGCAAGGTAAGAAAAAACCTCAATTAATGATTTCTGATGTACAAACAAATGAATGGCAGCTCTTCGATTATCGGGGAAAAGGGAATGCTACACGATGGATTCATCATGTTCCAAAAGAGGATTGCCTATTTATCGCCTTTAAAGAGGAAACTGTTCAATATTTTCAATCAATTATTTCAGCACCTATTTACTTGTTTAATAAAGAAGAAGTGATGCAAAATGAGAAAGCCTATATTGTATTTTTAGATTTGCCTTTATCAATTGTAGATATTGAAATGGTAGTTAACAGATTGAAACCAAAAAGAATTTATGCAATATTTTATACGGAAAACCCACAATTTTTCAATGGCATGCCGACAAGAGAGCACTTTGGATGGTATTATACATTTTTAAAGAAAAGACCATCCTTTAACTTAAATGCTTCTATTGAACAATTGTCTAAACATATTGGGTTGAATATTGAAGTAATAAAATTTATGACAACCGTGTTTTTAGAGCTTGGTTTTGTTACAATAAGAAATGGTTTGACGAATGTGGTTGAAGAAGCTCCTAAACGATCATTAGAGGAAGCACCTACATATAAATTACGTATGCAACAATTAGAAATAGAGCAAAAGTTTTTATATGCAAATTATCAGGAGTTAAAACAATGGTTTGATGCAATATTAATGGAATATGATTATTCCTATTAG
- a CDS encoding protein translocase subunit SecDF — protein MKLKSRVIAFVAIVVVLFAAMGATVKGVLDDVKLGLDLQGGFEVLYQVEPLKEGQDITPDVVTDTTTALLNRIDQFGVSEPSVQIEGEDRIRVQLAGLDDQSSARELLSSTANLSFRDVNDNLLLDGTDLVEGGAAASFDQNRPIVTLTLKDASKFADVTRKVASMPQGQNLLVVWLDFEEGVDSYVQEVLKPEEQQKFVSVAGVDEVLNTTNVMISGSFTVQETKDIASVLNAGALPVKLTEIYSTSVGAQFGDQALKSTVYASIVGVLIIFAFMILYYRLPGFISVITLTVFTYLVLWVFNGIGAVLTLPGIAALVLGIGMAVDANILTAERIKEELRVGKSVKEAYQLGSKQSLTAIIDAQLTTLLAAAVLFYFGTSSVKGFATTLMISIVLSFVTAVWLSRILLGLLVKSGYLDKPFLFGVSKSKIHDESEGLTSLDLSTKFDRFNFVQHRKKFYSLSLLILVVGAIILGIFRLNLGIDFSSGTRVEILSDETITQEDMSNYIDKIGFPSDEVVISGENNETAVIRYKDDLTQEEILQFKENVMTDFGHEPSVSTVSDTVGKELVKNAIYALAIAALGIIIYVAIRFEWRMGVGAIVSLLHDVFFMVAIFSFLRLEVDITFIAAILTIVGYSINDTIVTFDRIRENIDKKGEISSAEELAEIVNKSLRQTMGRSINTVLTVIIVVVALLILGAPAIQNFSIALLIGLITGMYSSICIAAQLWYTLKVSQMKKKGTKVVKKEKKQWGTDEPVV, from the coding sequence ATGAAATTAAAAAGCCGTGTAATAGCTTTTGTAGCTATTGTTGTTGTGCTATTTGCAGCAATGGGTGCAACAGTTAAAGGAGTTTTAGATGATGTAAAACTCGGCTTAGATTTACAAGGTGGTTTTGAGGTTTTATATCAAGTCGAACCATTAAAAGAAGGACAAGATATAACACCCGATGTTGTAACCGATACAACGACAGCTTTGTTAAATCGTATTGACCAATTTGGTGTTAGTGAGCCAAGTGTTCAAATTGAGGGAGAGGACCGTATTCGCGTACAATTGGCAGGGTTAGATGACCAATCTTCTGCTCGTGAGTTATTATCAAGTACTGCGAATTTATCCTTCCGTGATGTGAATGACAATTTATTATTGGATGGTACAGATTTAGTAGAGGGTGGAGCTGCTGCTTCTTTTGATCAAAATCGTCCAATCGTTACTCTGACATTAAAGGATGCATCTAAATTTGCAGATGTAACAAGAAAAGTTGCCTCAATGCCACAAGGTCAAAATTTACTAGTCGTTTGGTTAGATTTTGAAGAGGGTGTTGATTCTTATGTTCAAGAGGTTTTAAAACCTGAAGAACAACAAAAATTTGTTTCAGTTGCTGGGGTAGATGAAGTTTTAAATACAACGAATGTTATGATTAGTGGAAGCTTTACTGTTCAAGAAACAAAGGATATTGCAAGTGTTCTGAATGCAGGTGCGTTACCTGTTAAGCTTACAGAAATTTATTCCACATCCGTTGGGGCTCAATTTGGTGACCAAGCATTAAAAAGTACGGTTTATGCTAGTATTGTAGGGGTCCTAATCATCTTTGCATTTATGATTCTTTATTATCGTCTACCAGGATTTATATCGGTTATTACGTTAACAGTATTTACTTACCTTGTTTTATGGGTATTTAATGGAATAGGAGCAGTTTTAACATTGCCAGGTATTGCTGCACTAGTGCTCGGTATTGGTATGGCTGTTGATGCGAATATCTTAACTGCAGAGCGTATTAAGGAAGAGTTAAGGGTTGGCAAAAGCGTGAAGGAAGCATATCAGCTAGGTTCCAAACAATCATTAACGGCTATCATTGATGCTCAGTTGACTACGTTACTTGCAGCTGCTGTATTATTCTATTTTGGTACAAGTTCTGTAAAAGGATTTGCTACAACGCTTATGATTTCAATTGTACTAAGCTTTGTCACAGCTGTATGGTTATCAAGGATATTATTAGGATTGCTAGTTAAAAGTGGTTATTTAGATAAACCGTTTTTATTCGGTGTATCGAAATCAAAAATTCATGATGAATCTGAGGGACTTACATCTTTAGATTTATCTACGAAGTTTGATCGATTTAATTTTGTCCAACACCGTAAAAAATTCTATTCATTATCATTATTGATACTTGTAGTTGGTGCGATTATCTTGGGTATTTTCCGCTTAAATTTAGGTATTGACTTCTCAAGTGGTACACGTGTTGAAATTCTCTCTGATGAGACAATAACACAAGAGGATATGTCAAACTATATTGATAAAATCGGTTTCCCATCGGATGAAGTTGTCATTTCAGGTGAAAACAATGAAACGGCAGTTATTCGTTATAAAGATGACTTAACTCAGGAAGAAATATTACAATTCAAGGAAAATGTTATGACAGATTTTGGACATGAACCGAGTGTAAGTACAGTTTCAGATACTGTAGGTAAAGAATTAGTAAAAAACGCAATTTATGCTCTTGCAATTGCAGCGCTAGGTATTATTATTTATGTTGCAATTCGATTTGAATGGCGTATGGGTGTTGGTGCTATCGTATCTTTACTACATGACGTATTCTTTATGGTTGCGATTTTCAGTTTCCTACGTTTAGAAGTTGATATTACATTTATCGCCGCAATTTTAACGATCGTCGGTTATTCGATCAATGACACGATTGTTACGTTCGACCGTATCCGTGAAAATATAGATAAAAAAGGCGAAATCTCTTCTGCTGAAGAGTTAGCAGAAATTGTGAACAAGTCCCTTCGTCAAACAATGGGTCGTTCTATTAATACTGTTTTAACAGTTATCATTGTTGTTGTGGCATTACTAATTTTAGGTGCTCCAGCAATTCAAAACTTCTCAATTGCATTACTAATTGGTTTAATTACAGGAATGTATTCTTCAATCTGTATCGCTGCACAGCTTTGGTACACATTAAAAGTTAGCCAAATGAAGAAAAAAGGCACAAAAGTTGTGAAAAAAGAGAAGAAACAATGGGGGACAGACGAACCTGTTGTTTAA
- a CDS encoding stage V sporulation protein B — MASFVRGTIFLMFVIFLSKLLGFVYRMQFMRIAGEEAVGVYMTAYPAFIFFMSLVQIGLPIAVAKIIAELYAKKRLGQLKAVMKTATKWSIVSIIVFVPILYFFIPFLAGTLLHNEATTVTLYIALGAVPIVVCSGLIRGYLQGITKISPTAWSQMIEQLVRIALISMVLPMFVVPDNPEITAAYAMAITLMGEVISFLYLYLHYLWSKRKLKSTEQVKSYPSMPLLRVAVPSAGSRLFGTFTWFLEPIVFLKALTLAGFTAAGATTLYGVISGVHIPLLLFPSFIPNALAIVLIPAVSSAVARNNYSLLNERIELSLRLSSIIGCYAATYFFLHGDQLAAQLFGLEETKGYMRVLAPIFYFYYIQSPLHSILQAVDEARAAMMNSIYGGLGKLFVMFVLASQASIAENGAIIAIGFGVLMTSFLHIATIRQNKMIAGGFRFFIIPYFVFIVTCIIQSYLLPRLSFDFWTNGAITLGIITVLLVLFNQFRFSDFKYLKSVVSRSK; from the coding sequence ATGGCTTCATTCGTTAGAGGTACTATTTTTCTAATGTTTGTCATCTTTTTATCTAAATTGTTAGGCTTTGTATATAGAATGCAATTTATGAGGATTGCTGGAGAAGAAGCTGTAGGGGTTTATATGACCGCATACCCTGCCTTTATTTTTTTCATGTCACTCGTTCAAATTGGACTACCTATAGCTGTTGCAAAAATCATTGCTGAATTATATGCAAAGAAACGTCTTGGACAACTCAAGGCTGTTATGAAAACAGCGACAAAATGGTCAATCGTGTCAATCATCGTTTTTGTTCCAATTTTGTATTTCTTTATTCCATTTTTAGCAGGCACATTATTACATAATGAAGCAACAACGGTAACCCTATATATCGCTTTAGGTGCAGTACCAATTGTCGTATGTTCCGGTTTAATAAGAGGTTATTTACAAGGCATAACGAAAATTTCTCCGACTGCTTGGTCCCAAATGATCGAACAGCTTGTAAGAATTGCACTTATTTCAATGGTTTTACCAATGTTTGTTGTTCCAGATAATCCAGAAATAACAGCAGCCTATGCGATGGCAATTACACTCATGGGAGAAGTAATTTCATTCTTATATTTATATTTACATTATTTATGGTCCAAACGAAAACTAAAATCAACTGAACAAGTAAAGTCATATCCATCAATGCCTTTATTAAGGGTAGCAGTTCCATCAGCAGGTAGTAGACTTTTCGGAACATTTACATGGTTTTTGGAACCAATTGTTTTTTTAAAAGCATTGACTTTAGCAGGATTTACTGCTGCTGGTGCAACAACATTATACGGGGTAATTTCTGGTGTACATATTCCACTTTTATTATTCCCGTCATTTATTCCAAATGCTCTTGCCATTGTGTTAATACCCGCGGTTAGCAGTGCTGTTGCAAGAAATAATTATTCATTATTAAATGAGCGTATTGAGCTTTCTTTAAGATTATCTTCAATTATTGGTTGTTATGCAGCTACTTATTTCTTCCTCCATGGAGATCAGCTAGCTGCACAACTTTTCGGACTTGAAGAAACAAAAGGATACATGCGTGTTTTAGCTCCGATCTTTTATTTTTACTATATTCAAAGTCCTCTACATTCCATTTTACAAGCAGTGGATGAAGCACGCGCTGCCATGATGAATTCCATCTATGGTGGTTTAGGAAAACTGTTTGTTATGTTCGTTTTAGCATCACAGGCCTCTATTGCCGAAAATGGTGCGATTATTGCTATTGGTTTTGGCGTATTGATGACTTCGTTTTTACATATTGCAACGATTCGTCAAAATAAAATGATTGCCGGGGGCTTCCGTTTCTTTATTATTCCTTACTTTGTTTTTATTGTAACTTGCATCATTCAAAGCTATTTATTACCAAGGTTAAGCTTTGATTTTTGGACAAATGGTGCAATCACATTAGGTATTATCACTGTTTTACTCGTACTATTTAACCAGTTCAGATTTAGTGATTTTAAATATTTAAAATCTGTTGTTTCACGTTCAAAATAG
- a CDS encoding DUF421 domain-containing protein: MEVYFEILYRTVLLYIFVLIIFRMMGKREVGELSIMDLVIFVLIAECVAFSLDDMEKPILQTIFPILILLGIQFLNSIIALKNKKFRDLVDGDPSLIVRDGVINEEEMRKQRYNLDDLFQQLREERVPSIQNIAYAYLEPSGKLSIFLKEEDPLILPLIIDGNIIEKHITMIEKDKSWLYETLKKKGYDNPDDIFYCCYENYDLHVQLKQAATNQKTTN, encoded by the coding sequence ATGGAAGTCTATTTTGAAATATTATATCGCACAGTACTTTTATATATCTTCGTACTAATTATTTTTCGGATGATGGGAAAAAGAGAAGTTGGCGAACTAAGCATTATGGATTTAGTTATATTCGTTTTAATTGCAGAATGTGTTGCCTTCTCTTTAGATGATATGGAAAAACCTATCTTACAAACAATTTTCCCAATTCTTATTTTGTTAGGGATTCAATTTTTGAATTCAATTATTGCATTAAAAAATAAAAAATTCCGTGATTTAGTAGACGGAGACCCATCCTTAATCGTCCGAGATGGTGTTATTAATGAAGAAGAAATGAGAAAACAGCGTTACAATCTGGATGATTTATTTCAGCAATTACGTGAAGAAAGAGTACCATCCATTCAAAATATTGCCTATGCTTATTTAGAGCCTTCGGGGAAACTATCTATCTTTTTAAAAGAAGAGGATCCACTCATTTTACCATTAATCATTGATGGTAATATAATTGAAAAACATATAACCATGATTGAAAAGGATAAGTCATGGTTATATGAGACATTAAAAAAGAAAGGTTATGATAATCCTGACGATATTTTCTATTGTTGCTATGAAAACTATGATTTACATGTTCAATTAAAGCAAGCGGCAACTAATCAGAAGACGACTAATTAA
- the yrbF gene encoding UPF0092 membrane protein YrbF — MEGLYQILPIIIMFVAMWFFLIRPAQKRQKATAQMQNSLKRGDRVVTIGGLHGEIDAIEDTSVYILVDGNTRLKFERQAIGRVVTEQ; from the coding sequence ATGGAAGGTTTATATCAAATTCTACCAATTATTATTATGTTTGTAGCTATGTGGTTTTTCTTAATTCGCCCAGCTCAAAAAAGACAAAAAGCAACTGCGCAAATGCAAAATAGTTTGAAGCGCGGTGATCGCGTTGTGACAATTGGTGGATTACACGGTGAAATTGATGCGATTGAAGATACTTCAGTATATATCCTAGTTGATGGAAATACACGTTTAAAATTTGAGCGTCAAGCAATCGGACGAGTAGTAACTGAACAATAA
- the tgt gene encoding queuine tRNA-ribosyltransferase — translation MTKPAVTYELIKTCKQTGARLGIVHTPHGSFETPAFMPVGTQATVKTMSPEELKEMNAGIILSNTYHLWLRPGNDIVKEAGGLHKFMNWDRPILTDSGGFQVFSLSEFRKIEEEGVHFRNHLNGDKLFLSPEKAMEIQNDLGSDIMMAFDECPPYPATYEYMLNSVDRTTRWAKRCKEAHSRPKDQGLFGIVQGGEFEDLRKRSAEALVELDFPGYAVGGLSVGEPKDIMNRVLEFTTPLLPENKPRYLMGVGSPDSLIDGAIRGIDMFDCVLPTRIARNGTLMTSEGRLVVKNAKYARDFGPIDPNCDCYTCKNYTRAYVRHLIRTEETFGIRLTTYHNLHFLLKLMEQVRQAIREDRLGDFREEFFEKYGFNKPDAKNF, via the coding sequence ATGACAAAACCTGCAGTAACCTATGAATTAATTAAAACTTGTAAACAAACAGGAGCTAGACTTGGAATAGTCCATACACCACATGGCTCCTTCGAAACACCAGCATTCATGCCAGTAGGGACTCAAGCTACGGTCAAGACGATGTCTCCAGAAGAATTAAAAGAAATGAATGCGGGCATTATTTTATCTAACACATATCATTTATGGCTACGACCAGGTAATGATATTGTAAAAGAAGCTGGTGGCCTTCATAAATTTATGAACTGGGATCGTCCTATTTTAACAGATTCGGGTGGCTTCCAAGTGTTCTCATTGAGCGAATTCCGTAAAATTGAAGAAGAGGGCGTCCATTTCCGTAACCATTTAAACGGGGACAAGCTATTCTTAAGCCCAGAAAAAGCGATGGAAATTCAAAATGACCTAGGTTCTGATATTATGATGGCATTTGATGAATGTCCACCTTATCCAGCAACGTATGAATATATGTTGAATTCCGTTGATCGTACGACACGTTGGGCAAAACGTTGCAAAGAAGCTCATAGCAGACCTAAAGATCAAGGGTTATTTGGGATTGTACAAGGTGGAGAATTTGAGGATTTACGTAAACGTTCAGCAGAAGCGTTAGTGGAACTTGATTTTCCTGGATACGCAGTGGGAGGCCTTTCTGTTGGCGAGCCGAAGGATATTATGAATCGCGTACTCGAGTTTACAACTCCATTATTACCAGAGAATAAACCACGTTATTTAATGGGTGTTGGTTCTCCAGATTCATTAATTGATGGTGCGATTCGTGGAATTGATATGTTTGATTGTGTATTACCAACACGTATTGCTCGAAATGGCACATTGATGACATCAGAAGGTCGTTTAGTTGTGAAAAATGCGAAGTATGCTCGAGACTTTGGCCCAATTGATCCAAACTGTGATTGCTATACATGTAAAAACTATACTCGTGCTTATGTCCGACATTTAATTAGAACAGAGGAAACATTTGGTATTCGTTTAACAACATATCACAATCTGCATTTCCTATTAAAATTAATGGAGCAAGTACGACAAGCGATCCGCGAAGACCGTCTAGGTGACTTCCGTGAAGAATTCTTTGAAAAATACGGTTTTAATAAGCCGGATGCTAAAAATTTCTAG